One region of Triticum aestivum cultivar Chinese Spring chromosome 6B, IWGSC CS RefSeq v2.1, whole genome shotgun sequence genomic DNA includes:
- the LOC123135854 gene encoding UTP:RNA uridylyltransferase 1 has protein sequence MAGGDARPLADAAFLRFLLPSPKPERPAPARLAPPHCLVAPAQPDPPPGASPDERLFIVPPTRPAWLPPQPQPPPPFPVPPARRVHPAAGAARNAGRFAAGRGGQARRRVGDFAGTRGRAGPDRRRAGGGLPVKANGGEDRAGARRAAAAAARRENKVWVAVERKGANGGSDLDDQGGVGGGYAGGDEAGGSIEGEEQLEPDDGDGRRLGEELEDSLLIAGDQERHDSDGGQQSSESTMSHSNQSRRLQIRTHTGWMECRHDIGTFASGLLSIYESLKPSEEHLSKQSQLIDSLTKSVSKEWPNAQLHLYGSCANSFGTSHSDVDVCLEIKIGTGSEVELLLRLAEILRGDNFDSVEAITSARVPIVRMLDAGSGFSCDICINNLFAVANTKLLKDYAQIDGRLLQLASIVKHWAKLRGVNETYRGTLSSYAYVLMCISFLQLREPKILPCLQAMEPTYTMVVDDTECAYFDEVHQLRDFGAENKETIAELLWAFFHYWAFQHDYRKDVISIRMGKIISKKEKNWMTRIGNDRHLICIEDPFETGHDLGRVVDRQTIRIIREEFERAAAVLQHDDDPCMTLFEPYHYEK, from the exons atggccggcggcgacgcCAGGCCCCTCGCCGACGCCGCCTTCCTCCGCTTCCTGCTCCCGTCCCCCAAGCCCGAGCGCCCCGCTCCcgcccgcctcgccccgccgcactGCCTCGTCGCGCCCGCCCAGCCGGACCCGCCCCCCGGCGCCAGCCCCGACGAGCGCCTCTTCATCGTGCCCCCCACGCGCCCCGCCTGGCTCCctccgcagccgcagccgccgcccccttTCCCAGTCCCTCCGGCGCGGCGCGTCCacccggccgccggcgccgcgcGCAATGCGGGCCGCTTCGCCGCCGGCCGGGGCGGCCAGGCGAGGCGGAGGGTCGGGGATTTCGCCGGGACCAGGGGCCGCGCGGGCCCCGATAGGCGGAGGGCGGGCGGGGGCCTCCCCGTGAAGGCGAACGGGGGCGAGGACCGCGCCGGGgccaggcgggcggcggcggcggcggcgcggagagaGAATAAGGTGTGGGTTGCCGTGGAGAGGAAGGGTGCGAATGGCGGAAGCGACTTGGACGACCAGGGGGGCGTGGGCGGAGGCTACGCAGGCGGAGACGAGGCTGGAGGCAGCATCGAAGGGGAAGAGCAGCTGGAACCGGACGACGGCGACGGCCGGCGTCTCGGGGAGGAATTGGAGGATTCTCTCCTCATCGCCGGTGATCAAGAGCGCCATGACAGTGACGGCGGCCAGCAGTCAAGCGAG AGCACCATGTCGCATTCGAACCAATCACGGCGCCTGCAGATCAGAACACACACAGGGTGGATGGAATGCCGCCATGACATCGGCACCTTCGCCTCCGGCCTGCTCTCCATCTACGAATCCCTCAAGCCATCAGAGGAGCACCTGTCCAAGCAGAGCCAGCTCATAGACTCCCTAACCAAGTCAGTGAGCAAAGAATGGCCCAACGCCCAGCTGCATCTCTACGGATCATGCGCCAATTCCTTCGGGACTTCCCACAGCGACGTCGACGTCTGCCTCGAAATCAAGATCGGCACGGGCAGCGAGGTGGAGCTCCTTCTGCGGCTCGCGGAGATCCTGCGCGGCGATAATTTCGACAGCGTGGAG GCAATTACCAGTGCTAGGGTGCCCATTGTGAGGATGTTGGATGCAGGGAGTGGCTTCTCTTGTGACATTTGCATCAACAATCTCTTTGCTGTCGCCAACACGAAGCTTCTCAAGGATTATGCCCAGATAGATGGCAGATTGCTTCAGCTGGCCTCCATTGTCAAGCACTGGGCCAAACTGAGGGGTGTCAATGAGACATACCGCGGAACCCTCTCCAGCTATGC ATATGTGCTTATGTGCATCAGTTTCTTACAGCTGAGAGAGCCCAAGATCCTTCCCTGTTTACAG GCTATGGAGCCCACATATACCATGGTTGTTGATGACACTGAATGCGCTTATTTTGACGAAGTTCATCAGCTTCGTGATTTTGGGGCTGAAAACAAGGAGACCATCGCGGAGTTACTCTGGGCATTTTTCCACTACTGGGCATTCCAGCACGATTACAGGAAAGATGTCATCTCTATCCGTATGGGAAAGATAATCAG CAAGAAGGAGAAGAACTGGATGACTCGCATCGGAAACGACCGCCATCTGATCTGCATCGAGGACCCTTTCGAGACCGGCCATGACCTAGGCCGTGTAGTCGACAGGCAGACAATCAGGATCATCAGGGAGGAGTTTGAGCGGGCCGCTGCCGTACTGCAGCATGACGATGACCCTTGCATGACCCTTTTTGAGCCCTACCATTATGAGAAATAA
- the LOC123135853 gene encoding uncharacterized protein — translation MHNLTEEGDYGRAGDIDPDNSDEDSGDEAQSDLAYSVVSTRQHAAHMALEAQEEVAALINRLSMGITMSPSDNMSAWRRVDSQLRRIFQTLRRPSGYVAPSGGAHHPQYPSLHRAREACQAAPPSPKRPRGPGCQPQPARPTGQQTLTALIHMDAGSSSWQQRQEQERTVVQVTWPEPPRKDGRRPTQPLPPWLPLAPFGPRMMKPKTRLRKKPAAPPEGQGV, via the exons ATGCACAATCTGACAGAAGAAGGGGATTATGGAAGGGCTGGAGATATTGATCCAGACAATAGCGATGAAGATAGCGGCGACGAGGCGCAGTCAGACCTCGCGTACTCAGTTGTTAGCACCAGGCAGCATGCA GCCCACATGGCGTTGGAGGCTCAGGAAGAGGTTGCCGCTCTTATCAACCGGCTCAGCATGGGGATCACGATGAGCCCGTCCGACAATATGTCCGCGTGGCGGCGCGTCGACAGTCAGCTACGGAGGATCTTCCAGACCTTGAGGCGCCCTTCGGGGTACGTTGCGCCTAGTGGCGGAGCACACCATCCCCAGTACCCCTCCCTGCACCGTGCTAGGGAGGCATGCCAGGCGGCTCCACCTTCGCCTAAACGTCCGCGTGGCCCGGGGTGTCAGCCGCAACCTGCTCGGCCGACTGGGCAGCAGACACTCACGGCACTAATTCACATGGATGCCGGTTCCTCCTCTTGGCAGCAGCGGCAGGAGCAGGAGCGAACCGTTGTGCAAGTCACATGGCCGGAGCCGCCGCGCAAGGACGGTCGCCGGCCGACTCAGCCCCTCCCGCCGTGGCTACCCCTCGCACCGTTTGGTCCTCGCATGATGAAACCAAAAACCCGTCTCCGTAAAAAGCCCGCAGCACCACCGGAAGGGCAGGGGGTATGA